One Mycobacteroides abscessus ATCC 19977 genomic window carries:
- the recA gene encoding recombinase RecA produces MAQAPDREKALELALAQIDKSFGKGSVMRLGDEVRQPISVIPTGSIALDVALGIGGLPRGRVIEIYGPESSGKTTVALHAVANAQRAGGIAAFIDAEHALDPEYAKKLGVDTDSLLVSQPDTGEQALEIADMLVRSGAIDLIVIDSVAALVPRAEIEGEMGDSHVGLQARLMSQALRKMTGALNNSGTTAIFINQLREKIGVMFGSPETTTGGKALKFYSSVRLDVRRIETLKDGTDAVGNRTRVKVVKNKVSPPFKQAEFDILYGKGISKEGSLIDMGVEQGFIRKSGSWFTYEGEQLGQGKENARNFLLENVDVANEIEKKIKEKLGIGAVLTDDEVVPAPVDF; encoded by the coding sequence ATGGCGCAGGCACCGGATCGCGAGAAGGCTCTCGAGCTCGCGCTCGCACAAATCGACAAGAGCTTCGGCAAGGGCTCGGTCATGCGGCTCGGCGACGAGGTGCGCCAGCCCATCTCCGTGATCCCGACCGGCTCCATCGCACTGGACGTGGCGCTCGGCATCGGCGGTCTGCCCCGCGGCCGTGTCATCGAGATCTATGGTCCGGAGTCCTCGGGTAAGACCACCGTGGCTCTGCATGCCGTCGCCAACGCGCAGCGTGCCGGCGGTATCGCCGCGTTCATCGACGCTGAGCACGCACTCGATCCGGAGTACGCCAAGAAGCTCGGTGTCGATACTGACTCGCTGTTGGTATCGCAGCCCGATACCGGTGAGCAGGCTCTGGAAATCGCCGACATGCTGGTGCGTTCCGGCGCCATCGACCTCATCGTCATTGACTCGGTGGCCGCGCTGGTGCCACGCGCCGAGATCGAAGGTGAGATGGGTGACAGCCATGTCGGTCTGCAGGCCCGCTTGATGAGCCAGGCGTTGCGCAAGATGACTGGTGCGCTGAACAACTCCGGTACCACCGCAATCTTCATCAACCAGCTGCGCGAGAAGATCGGCGTGATGTTCGGTTCACCCGAAACCACCACCGGTGGTAAGGCTTTGAAGTTCTACTCCTCGGTGCGCCTGGATGTGCGTCGCATCGAGACTCTCAAGGACGGCACCGATGCGGTGGGTAACCGCACCCGCGTCAAGGTGGTCAAGAACAAGGTGTCGCCGCCGTTCAAGCAGGCCGAGTTCGACATCCTCTACGGCAAGGGCATCTCGAAGGAGGGCTCGCTCATCGATATGGGCGTGGAGCAGGGCTTTATTCGTAAGTCCGGTTCCTGGTTCACCTATGAAGGCGAGCAGCTGGGCCAGGGCAAGGAGAACGCCCGTAACTTCCTGCTGGAGAACGTCGATGTCGCCAATGAGATCGAGAAGAAGATCAAGGAAAAGCTTGGTATCGGAGCGGTGCTGACCGATGACGAAGTCGTCCCGGCCCCAGTCGATTTCTGA
- a CDS encoding DUF3046 domain-containing protein, protein MRLTEFHELVTGRFGAAYGSSVLVDHVLTALGGRTASQAVEDGVEPRDVWRALCADFDVPRDQW, encoded by the coding sequence GTGCGTCTGACGGAGTTTCACGAGCTTGTCACCGGCCGGTTTGGAGCGGCCTACGGTTCGTCGGTGCTGGTCGATCATGTGTTGACGGCCCTCGGTGGGCGTACCGCGTCGCAGGCCGTCGAAGACGGAGTGGAGCCGCGGGATGTGTGGCGTGCGTTGTGTGCGGACTTCGACGTGCCGCGCGATCAGTGGTGA
- a CDS encoding glycosyltransferase — MRVAVVAGPDPGHAFPALALCLKFAAAGDDPVLLTGTRWLDQARAAGVESVELLGLQPRVDDDDADSGAKIHQRAAHMALANLDQLRALAPDLIVSDVITACGGMAGELLGVPWVELNPHPLYLPSKGLPPLGSGLAPGVGLRGRLRDGLMRRLTQKSIDQGLRQRSQARVEIGLPARDPGPMRRLIATLPALEVPRPDWPAEAVVVGPLHWEPTDVVLQPPSGSGPVVVIAPSTAFTGAEGMTELAVQALESAGARVVISALEPPSSGLPSWAIAGLARQDLLLSGADLAVCGGGHGFLSKALLAGVPTVVVPGGGDQWELANRVVRQGSAELVRPLSRDSLASAIGRVLGEPRYREAARRAAAGAIAVEDPVRVCQDVLAALR, encoded by the coding sequence GTGCGTGTTGCCGTGGTGGCCGGTCCCGATCCCGGACATGCCTTCCCTGCCCTCGCGTTGTGCTTGAAATTCGCCGCTGCCGGGGACGACCCGGTGTTGTTGACGGGTACCCGCTGGCTTGATCAGGCGCGGGCCGCGGGCGTGGAATCGGTGGAGCTGCTGGGGCTACAGCCCCGGGTTGACGACGACGACGCGGATTCGGGCGCCAAAATTCATCAGCGGGCGGCCCATATGGCGCTGGCAAATCTTGATCAGCTCAGAGCGCTGGCTCCGGATCTCATCGTGTCGGACGTCATTACCGCTTGTGGCGGTATGGCGGGGGAGCTACTGGGTGTGCCGTGGGTGGAGCTGAACCCGCACCCACTGTATCTGCCGTCAAAGGGGTTGCCGCCCTTGGGTAGTGGGCTGGCTCCCGGTGTCGGCTTGCGCGGCAGATTGCGTGACGGGCTCATGCGCCGGCTGACCCAGAAATCGATTGACCAGGGTCTGCGACAGCGCTCACAGGCACGCGTGGAGATCGGGCTGCCTGCGCGCGATCCCGGCCCCATGCGCAGGCTGATCGCGACGCTGCCCGCTCTGGAGGTGCCGCGCCCGGATTGGCCGGCAGAGGCCGTCGTGGTGGGGCCGCTGCATTGGGAGCCCACTGACGTTGTGTTGCAGCCGCCTTCGGGGTCCGGTCCGGTGGTGGTGATCGCACCGTCGACGGCTTTCACCGGAGCCGAGGGAATGACCGAGCTGGCGGTGCAGGCCCTGGAATCGGCTGGTGCCCGCGTGGTCATTTCCGCGCTGGAACCGCCCTCGTCGGGACTGCCGTCCTGGGCGATTGCCGGGCTGGCGCGCCAGGATCTACTGCTGTCCGGGGCTGATCTGGCGGTTTGTGGTGGGGGACACGGCTTTCTGAGCAAGGCGTTGCTGGCCGGAGTGCCGACGGTGGTGGTTCCTGGCGGTGGTGATCAGTGGGAACTGGCGAATCGTGTTGTGCGGCAAGGCAGTGCCGAATTGGTGCGGCCGCTGAGTCGAGATTCTCTGGCGTCCGCCATCGGCCGGGTGTTGGGGGAACCGCGTTACCGCGAGGCCGCTCGCCGGGCCGCGGCGGGCGCCATCGCTGTCGAGGATCCGGTACGGGTGTGCCAGGACGTACTGGCGGCCCTAAGGTGA
- a CDS encoding limonene-1,2-epoxide hydrolase family protein, whose product MTDTTLERSTLAPAETVTRFLEAAQNGDTEFAEKVLDENLVYQNVGLPTIYGRRAALKVFEPLKRPGFGFEVKIHRTTTNGNTVMNERHDAIVLGPLRLQFWVCGVFEVSDEGTITLWRDYFDMFDMFKATLRGLIAIPLPALRPRF is encoded by the coding sequence ATGACCGATACCACGCTGGAACGCTCCACCCTGGCCCCAGCCGAAACCGTCACCCGCTTCCTGGAGGCCGCTCAGAATGGCGACACCGAGTTCGCCGAGAAAGTCCTGGACGAGAACCTCGTCTACCAGAACGTTGGCCTACCCACCATCTACGGACGTCGCGCCGCACTGAAGGTCTTCGAGCCGCTCAAACGGCCCGGCTTCGGGTTCGAGGTGAAGATTCATCGCACCACCACCAACGGAAACACCGTGATGAATGAACGCCACGACGCCATCGTCCTCGGACCACTACGGCTGCAATTCTGGGTATGCGGGGTCTTCGAGGTTTCCGACGAGGGCACCATCACTCTGTGGCGCGACTACTTCGACATGTTCGACATGTTCAAGGCGACGCTGCGGGGCCTGATAGCCATTCCCCTGCCCGCGCTGCGGCCACGTTTCTGA